The sequence below is a genomic window from Tenacibaculum tangerinum.
TGTTAAAAATCTAATTAGAGGTTTGCCTGTGAGTACAGAGAATGACGATATGATGGCAATTAACCATAATATGATCATAAAAATTTGCACATAACTTTCTAAAGGCTTGTCTTTGAAGGCATTGGTGGTGCGTAAAAAATCTTTAACAGTTAATAAGATACTTCTTATAAACCATACGATTGAAAAAACAATGGCGATGGTAGTAAAACGTTCTGCATAGGTAAATAAATCAGGAAAATCTTCTAAAATTTCTTTCAAAAGATTGAAAACAATGGTAAGAACTATAATTCTAGATAGATTGAGAAAAGCCCTGTTTTTAATGAGCAAATCATCAAAATGGGTCGATGTTTTATCAGCCATTTTACGAATGGCTTTTCTACCATAGTATCGTAAAATTTTAAAAAGTAGGTAACCAATTATTGCAAAAACAAAGAGATTGGCTAACAGGTTAAGATAAATAGCAGTCGTTTCTGAAAGTGAAAATTGTTCTTTAAATATCGTATAAAAAAACTTATTTAGCATAGTAGTATTCGATTATAAATCTGTTAATTCTTCTCCAACCTTTAAACTGAATTTTTTCCTGAATCCATATACAATGAGATACAAAATAGGAGTGTCTAAAGCAGCTACAATTACCTTAAATAAGAAACCACTTAACAACAAACTTCCAAACATATCCCAAGGAAGTACTTTAAAAGAACACAGTAAAAACAGTACGGTAAAAGTATCTATAAATTGTGATAAAAAGGTAGAGAAATTATTGCGTAACCATAAATGTTTTCCTTTCGTTAGCCCTTTCCAGAAGTGAAATATACGAATATCTACAAATTGAGCAGCCAAATAAGCTAGCATAGACGCCAGTACTGCCAAAGGAGAAAGTCCAAAAACTTTGGTAAAGGTTTCATTACCAACAGGGGAGTTGTCAATAGCAGGAGCATAGTCAGCTACTAAAATAATTAACATTGAAAAAAAGGAAGCAAAAATACCCGCTACAACAACTTGATTTGCTTTTTTTTCACCATAAATTTCAGAAAGAATGTCGGTAATTAAAAAAGTAATAGGGTAAGGAAGAATTCCAACCGAAACTTCAAAGCGAAACAAATGAAAAGGTTCCCAATAAAAAAACTTCTGAAAAATTAAATTCGAAGTTACTAAAGATGCAATAAATAAAGCTGCTAAAACTAAGTATATAAGTTGCGCTTGGTTTTTTAGTCGTGCCTTCATAAAACGAAGATAGTAATTTTAAAAATTGTATGTTTGTAGCCTTAAACGAACAACAAAATTAAAAAATGAAAGCATATATTTTTCCAGGTCAAGGAGCTCAATTTACTGGGATGGGATTGGATTTGTATGAGAATTCTCCGGTAGCTCAAGAACTTTTTGAACAAGCAAATACGATACTCGGGTTTAGTATTACCGATATAATGTTTGAAGGTACCGCCG
It includes:
- a CDS encoding queuosine precursor transporter, giving the protein MKARLKNQAQLIYLVLAALFIASLVTSNLIFQKFFYWEPFHLFRFEVSVGILPYPITFLITDILSEIYGEKKANQVVVAGIFASFFSMLIILVADYAPAIDNSPVGNETFTKVFGLSPLAVLASMLAYLAAQFVDIRIFHFWKGLTKGKHLWLRNNFSTFLSQFIDTFTVLFLLCSFKVLPWDMFGSLLLSGFLFKVIVAALDTPILYLIVYGFRKKFSLKVGEELTDL